From a single Arachnia propionica genomic region:
- a CDS encoding type II CAAX endopeptidase family protein yields MTNSVHLSEEPGTSRSNGLVPDIPSRAYWGPGQIGTAAGIVVRFVVFLIAMFLISQALNIIMGNFVPAEELQTVLAVPAALIQIVTLSSAYFLVVRFLERRRNIHELRTHWARGLAIGLAGGAAAFLVCCGVIALTGGYRWSVVEQPDLGAIALTVLGAGVSAAIGEELLYRGIGYRLMEQMFGTWAAIIGSGLVFGLMHMANPGATLWGGISVALAGGMLLGTLYALTRSLWVTIGYHAAWNVVQGPLLGIPVSGNELPAFLQVTVTGPDWLTGGVFGAESSGVTVGMISALTIVLGMMLARRGRERVVAPIWSARRRPEPIQPEQRADGEGSTPA; encoded by the coding sequence AGAACCCGGCACGTCACGATCCAATGGTCTTGTGCCCGACATCCCGTCGCGCGCGTACTGGGGTCCTGGGCAGATAGGGACAGCTGCCGGTATCGTCGTCCGGTTCGTCGTCTTCCTGATCGCCATGTTCCTGATAAGCCAGGCCTTGAACATCATCATGGGCAACTTCGTGCCCGCGGAGGAATTGCAAACGGTCCTTGCCGTTCCCGCTGCGCTCATACAGATAGTGACGTTGAGTAGCGCGTATTTTCTGGTCGTCCGCTTTCTGGAACGGCGTCGCAACATCCATGAGCTCAGAACGCACTGGGCCCGAGGACTGGCGATTGGCCTGGCCGGCGGCGCGGCAGCTTTTCTCGTCTGCTGCGGTGTCATCGCGCTGACCGGCGGGTACCGGTGGAGCGTCGTGGAGCAGCCGGACCTGGGAGCCATTGCCCTGACCGTCCTGGGGGCGGGGGTCAGCGCGGCTATCGGTGAGGAACTGCTGTACCGCGGGATCGGCTACCGCTTGATGGAGCAGATGTTCGGTACGTGGGCGGCGATCATCGGATCCGGGCTGGTGTTCGGGCTCATGCACATGGCCAATCCCGGTGCCACCTTGTGGGGAGGCATATCGGTGGCCCTGGCCGGTGGGATGTTGCTCGGGACGCTGTACGCTCTGACGCGTTCCCTGTGGGTGACGATCGGCTACCACGCCGCCTGGAACGTCGTGCAGGGCCCGCTGCTGGGGATACCGGTCTCTGGAAACGAGTTGCCGGCTTTCCTGCAAGTCACCGTGACCGGACCGGACTGGCTCACCGGAGGCGTGTTCGGCGCCGAGAGCAGCGGTGTCACCGTGGGCATGATCTCTGCGTTGACCATCGTGTTGGGCATGATGCTGGCGCGGCGTGGTCGTGAGCGTGTCGTGGCGCCGATCTGGTCCGCACGCAGAAGACCTGAGCCCATCCAGCCGGAGCAGCGCGCCGACGGTGAGGGGTCCACCCCGGCCTGA